The following proteins are co-located in the Pan troglodytes isolate AG18354 chromosome 5, NHGRI_mPanTro3-v2.0_pri, whole genome shotgun sequence genome:
- the H2BC6 gene encoding histone H2B type 1-C/E/F/G/I, protein MPEPAKSAPAPKKGSKKAVTKAQKKDGKKRKRSRKESYSVYVYKVLKQVHPDTGISSKAMGIMNSFVNDIFERIAGEASRLAHYNKRSTITSREIQTAVRLLLPGELAKHAVSEGTKAVTKYTSSK, encoded by the coding sequence ATGCCTGAGCCAGCGAAATCCGCTCCCGCCCCGAAGAAGGGTTCCAAGAAGGCCGTGACCAAGGCGCAGAAGAAGGACGGCAAGAAGCGCAAGCGCAGCCGCAAGGAGAGCTACTCCGTATACGTGTACAAGGTGCTGAAACAGGTCCACCCCGACACCGGCATCTCCTCTAAAGCCATGGGGATCATGAATTCCTTTGTCAACGACATCTTCGAGCGCATCGCCGGCGAGGCTTCCCGCCTGGCGCATTACAACAAGCGCTCGACCATCACCTCCAGGGAGATCCAGACGGCCGTGCGCCTGCTGCTTCCCGGGGAGCTGGCCAAGCACGCTGTGTCAGAGGGCACCAAGGCCGTTACCAAGTACACCAGCTCCAAGTAA